Proteins from one Halovivax limisalsi genomic window:
- the pfdA gene encoding prefoldin subunit alpha, with protein MSANQQQLQALSQELQEIQESITSLEETIEGIREEQSAIDEAIEAVETLETGSTVQVPLGGGAYVRATVEDIDEVIVELGADYAAEFDQEHATETLERKKDNLDDRIDEVNDRIADLESESSELEQQAQQMQQQALQQQMGGMGGESEPDE; from the coding sequence ATGAGCGCCAACCAACAGCAACTGCAGGCCCTATCGCAGGAACTCCAGGAGATCCAGGAGTCGATCACGAGCCTCGAGGAGACGATCGAGGGGATCCGCGAGGAGCAATCGGCGATCGACGAGGCGATCGAGGCCGTCGAGACGCTCGAAACCGGCTCGACCGTTCAGGTCCCGCTGGGCGGCGGCGCCTACGTCCGCGCGACGGTCGAGGATATCGACGAGGTCATCGTCGAACTCGGCGCGGACTACGCCGCCGAGTTCGATCAGGAGCACGCGACGGAGACGCTCGAACGGAAGAAGGACAACCTCGACGACCGGATCGACGAGGTGAACGACCGCATCGCGGACCTCGAATCCGAGAGTTCGGAGCTCGAACAGCAGGCCCAGCAGATGCAGCAGCAGGCCCTCCAGCAGCAGATGGGCGGCATGGGCGGGGAGTCCGAGCCCGACGAGTGA